CATCCTCCAGATTCGCATCTTCTATATTTAGAATGACACGCGCACGTCCTTCAATAATTCCGGTTGATACAGCCAACCCCGCAATCGCTCCAGGAGGAAGATTCTCACGGTGGTATCTGCCTGCTATCTTCTCTCCATCAGATGTCATTACGCGTGGCGGCGTCAGCTTCTCGTATCGACGATACTCTTCTTTTCGTTTCATAATCAGCTGGTAGTCCAGGGTAAGGGCACGCACAGCCTCGTGAAATTCATCAAAAGTCAAATAATAAATATCTTCTTGATCCTGAATGATGCCTTTCTGTACGAGCTGCTCTGCTTCTTCCAACAGCGCCTGCTTGTATATGAAGTAGCGATTGATCATGCCGTATTTAGGATACTCCCGGAATCCGCTGAAATTCCGAATGAGGTCGATTCGTTGCTTGGTCTCTTTCGCTTTTTGCTCACCATCCGGCAGCCGTTTTAGACGCTCCAGTAGATCTTGTTCTTTGCTGAGTGCCTCCTGTCGTCCTTGCTCAAATTTAAGTTCGCTTGCGCCCTGCTCGAAATTTCTAATATTCCCTAGGATTATAGGAACGAGCGTCATCGGATTCTCACTCCAACGCGTTCGCGTTATATCAATCTCTCCGACACAGCGCATGCCGTATTTGTCCAGGTAAGCATAGATGGCATCCTGCACTTTCTGTCCGCCGTCAAAAGTACCGAGATCCTCTAGAAAGCGATTATCTTCTGCTTTTTGTAAAAAGTCAACGATATCCGGATAAGGACGTATGGTATCCGCAACATCAAGCAGAGCAAGACCCATTTCCGAAGTAATATTATATGGTACCGATTGGGATAAGGTATCCGCTGCATTGATCTCACCAAGCCAGTTGTACATCTGTTCATTGATCCAGGCTGAAGCCTTCATCGTTTCATTAATTATTTGTGAACTTTGTGGATCGAACAAGATCTTCTTTAGTTGCTTCATATCCTCCAGAATAAAATCAAATACATCGCTTCCTGATTTCGCTTTTATCGTATGCTTCAGCTCTGCGATGGAATTCTGAGTCTTATGGATCAACTCTGATACGATGGACTTATCGAATTCAACCCAAGCCTCTGCTTCAATAGACGACGCGCTGTCACTGCCTGCATTTCTACTCGCCTCTATATTCTCTGGATCTAATGCGGGAAGAAAATCTCCACGCTCTATAAGGGTTATAAGCGCATCCTTGACGAGAAGATCGGAATGTCCCAGCGTGTTGATCATGTGATTTCTCCCAGCAGCTGTCGCCAGCACTGGCGTAATATCAACGAACAATCTTCCGCCCGCTGTGCGCATAGGTGCAGGTGTCGTTAATAGATAGAATGACAAACCCAGCGGCTTGATGGGATCTGTCATCATTTGCTGATGGCCAACAGATACATACACATGATTCTCCTGATCACTTACATGTGGAATTGGATATAACGTCGTGATTGGTCTACTCTGCACAATAAAAAATGTATCATTGGCCAAACACCATTCAATATCCTGTGGAGCACTATAATGAGCTTCAATCTGTCTACCGAGGCGAGCAAGCTCCATGATTTGCTGGTCCGTCAGCGTCTGTGTGTTTTGCTGTTCGGGATGGATCCTCTGTGTCTCCGTACCGCCTTCTGGTCGTCCATATACCGCCAATTTCTTTGTTGCTATCTTCTTATCAACGATTTCTCCGTCGCACACTTTATAGCCATCTGCAGATACGATTCCAGATACGAGTGC
This sequence is a window from Paenibacillus urinalis. Protein-coding genes within it:
- the ppsA gene encoding phosphoenolpyruvate synthase, producing the protein MDYPLVLGFQEMDRTQLWLVGGKGLNLGELSKIQGIEVPDGFCITTRGYEAAIAHNKVYQKLLNRLAMLSVEDREQIGAICEEIRHTIRAAGIPSDVKEAAAHYLSKLGEEHAYAVRSSSTAEDLPHASFAGQQDTYLNVIGTEAILQHISNCWASLFTDRAVMYRMQNGFDHKQIKISVIVQRMVFPEASGILFTADPVTSNRKLLTIDASYGLGEALVSGIVSADGYKVCDGEIVDKKIATKKLAVYGRPEGGTETQRIHPEQQNTQTLTDQQIMELARLGRQIEAHYSAPQDIEWCLANDTFFIVQSRPITTLYPIPHVSDQENHVYVSVGHQQMMTDPIKPLGLSFYLLTTPAPMRTAGGRLFVDITPVLATAAGRNHMINTLGHSDLLVKDALITLIERGDFLPALDPENIEASRNAGSDSASSIEAEAWVEFDKSIVSELIHKTQNSIAELKHTIKAKSGSDVFDFILEDMKQLKKILFDPQSSQIINETMKASAWINEQMYNWLGEINAADTLSQSVPYNITSEMGLALLDVADTIRPYPDIVDFLQKAEDNRFLEDLGTFDGGQKVQDAIYAYLDKYGMRCVGEIDITRTRWSENPMTLVPIILGNIRNFEQGASELKFEQGRQEALSKEQDLLERLKRLPDGEQKAKETKQRIDLIRNFSGFREYPKYGMINRYFIYKQALLEEAEQLVQKGIIQDQEDIYYLTFDEFHEAVRALTLDYQLIMKRKEEYRRYEKLTPPRVMTSDGEKIAGRYHRENLPPGAIAGLAVSTGIIEGRARVILNIEDANLEDGDILVTSFTDPSWTPLFVAIKGLVTEVGGLMTHGAVIAREYGIPAVVGVDDAVKLIKDGQRIRVNGTEGHIELL